From Ptychodera flava strain L36383 chromosome 3 unlocalized genomic scaffold, AS_Pfla_20210202 Scaffold_26__1_contigs__length_13983176_pilon, whole genome shotgun sequence, one genomic window encodes:
- the LOC139125949 gene encoding tripartite motif-containing protein 2-like → MAVSSDLDQFLNKIDDDYVACSICLERYTKPKILPCLHTFCERCLCGWVEKHGDLNCPACKTPCELQDGGVSELKDNFYMTSLVDLVIERRKLASGQDRVCELCEDKEVSHFCTECCQYLCVNCERMHGKIKATRSHKVRLISDLNEPEVERQSIAEHDVNCPTHPESKVQFYCDTCQVPVCIACTVVDHRVPEHAHRYLSVAADEYAVQLKDTVTKLKLKEDCIDTNMTAVKNSLFDQEKEKVNRKAEELVQSVRNEQQWLVNELHNGRDARIKETDILIEEFEFNHTSVNSARNYAETLLNHASPVQLLSTRPEVTRRTDELLKISDKWEEPVDGVEFDEAASDANLGRIKADACVKKCSIENFPKTVWKGDNTCLIVHTRDARGNDVIPRQKLNGTLNKPNGEVVHLKFSNNYNGTLSTIFRADVEGKNSITVTIDGQAVPGSPFAFSTRTGPVRTIGNWGNGKGEFNRPSGIVRDSRDNIAVADTDNNRVQIFNEALVFKDVLTFPKFKNPFKPRDVAISDDNTYFMTDSGNNQVVVSKQGGQLIRCFGQGELKDPRGIAIHPIDGNVYVCSHGSGAVEVYTQDGELLRTLGTPGRGQVVFKSPHSIASDSKGTLFVTNSVEVGHVYGFDTLGKLTMKSEKLEYPGCIAIHSDGCILVCNNSLFSWDSCLYKLNKQGKILSRIDAKEYVSMYYSGIVFTDDITSRVLITDRVYHCLRVYVV, encoded by the coding sequence ATGGCGGTCTCATCTGATCTCGACCAGTTTCTCAACAAGATTGACGACGATTACGTCGCCTGTTCGATCTGCTTAGAGAGGTACACCAAACCCAAAATTCTACCATGCCTCCACACGTTCTGCGAGCGGTGTCTTTGTGGCTGGGTCGAAAAACACGGTGACCTTAATTGCCCTGCCTGTAAAACGCCGTGTGAACTTCAAGATGGCGGAGTGAGCGAACTGAAAGACAACTTTTACATGACCTCGCTGGTTGACCTGGTGATTGAGAGGAGAAAGCTTGCATCTGGACAAGACAGAGTATGTGAACTCTGTGAAGATAAAGAAGTAAGTCATTTTTGCACAGAGTGTTGCCAATATTTGTGTGTGAACTGTGAACGAATGCACGGAAAAATCAAGGCTACAAGGTCACACAAAGTGCGATTGATATCAGATCTCAACGAGCCAGAGGTAGAAAGACAGTCGATTGCAGAGCACGATGTCAACTGTCCGACACACCCAGAGAGCAAAGTCCAGTTTTACTGCGATACGTGTCAAGTACCAGTTTGCATAGCCTGCACTGTTGTCGACCATCGTGTTCCTGAGCATGCGCACCGCTACCTCAGTGTTGCTGCCGATGAATATGCTGTACAGCTGAAGGACACCGTGacaaaactgaaattgaaagaggaTTGTATCGACACAAACATGACAGCAGTCAAGAACTCGTTGTTCGACCAGGAGAAAGAGAAAGTGAACAGGAAGGCCGAGGAATTGGTCCAAAGTGTAAGGAATGAACAGCAATGGTTGGTGAATGAATTACATAACGGACGCGATGCAAGGATAAAGGAAACTGACATTTTAATTGAAGAATTTGAGTTCAACCACACCAGTGTCAATAGCGCTCGTAACTATGCAGAGACACTGTTGAACCATGCGAGTCCCGTACAGCTTTTGTCAACGCGACCTGAGGTGACACGTCGTACCGACGAACTTTTGAAAATCAGTGATAAGTGGGAGGAACCTGTCGATGGAGTTGAGTTTGACGAGGCAGCGTCTGATGCGAATCTCGGACGAATAAAAGCAGACGCCTGCGTCAAGAAGTGCTCGATCGAAAACTTTCCGAAGACAGTGTGGAAGGGTGACAATACATGTCTGATTGTACATACTCGAGATGCTAGAGGAAATGACGTCATTCCGAGACAGAAACTGAACGGCACTCTGAACAAACCAAACGGTGAAGTTGTTCatctgaaattttcaaacaattataATGGTACTCTGTCTACAATCTTCCGTGCTGATGTTGAGGGTAAGAATAGCATTACTGTGACTATAGACGGTCAAGCTGTACCCGGTTCACCGTTTGCTTTTTCCACGCGTACAGGACCAGTAAGAACTATTGGTAACTGGGGAAATGGAAAAGGAGAGTTCAATCGCCCATCAGGCATAGTCAGAGATTCTCGTGACAACATAGCCGTTGCTGACACTGACAACAATCGTGtacaaatatttaatgaggcgCTTGTCTTTAAAGATGTGCTTACTTTTCCTAAATTTAAGAATCCATTCAAACCAAGAGATGTAGCGATATCAGATGACAATACGTACTTCATGACTGATTCTGGAAATAATCAAGTAGTTGTCAGCAAACAAGGCGGTCAACTTATCAGATGCTTTGGACAAGGTGAATTGAAAGACCCCCGAGGGATTGCAATACACCCTATAGACGGTAATGTGTACGTGTGTAGTCACGGCAGCGGAGCAGTGGAGGTGTACACACAAGATGGTGAACTACTCAGAACACTTGGTACTCCAGGCAGGGGTCAAGTGGTCTTCAAAAGCCCTCATTCCATTGCTAGTGACAGCAAGGGCACACTGTTTGTGACCAACTCTGTAGAAGTTGGTCATGTGTATGGATTTGACACACTAGGGAAACTGACGATGAAATCTGAGAAGCTTGAATATCCCGGTTGTATAGCGATCCATAGTGATGGATGCATACTTGTCTGCAATAACTCGTTATTTTCTTGGGATAGTTGCTTATATAAATTAAACAAGCAGGGCAAAATACTGTCTCGAATAGATGCCAAGGAATATGTTAGCATGTATTACAGTGGAATCGTGTTTACTGATGACATAACATCACGAGTACTTATCACTGACCGCGTATATCATTGCCTAAGAGTTTATGTTGTGTAA
- the LOC139125950 gene encoding E3 ubiquitin-protein ligase TRIM71-like codes for MPPHVLRAVFVAGSKNGDLNCPACKTPCELQDGGVSELKDNFYMSSLVDLVVERRKLASGQDRVCELCEDKEVSHFCTECRQYLCVNCERTHGKIKATRSHKVRLISDLNEPEVERQSIAEHDVNCPTHPESKVQFYCDTCQVPVCIACTVVDHRVPEHAHRYLSVAADEYAVQLKDTVTKLKLKEDCIDTNMTAVKKWRDKIHSLFDQEKEKVNSKAEELVQSVRNEQQRLVKELHNGRDARIKETDILIEEFEFNHTSVNSARNYAETLLNHANPVQLLSTRPEVTRRTDELLKIIDKWEEPVDGVEFDEAASDANLGRIKADACVKKCLIENFPKTVWKGDKTCLIIRTRDARGNDVIPRQILNGTLNKPNGEVVHLKFSNNYNGTLSTIFRADVEGKNSITVTIDGQAVPGSPFAFPTRTGLVRTIGNRGNGKGEFNRPSGIARDSRGNIAVADTDNNRVQIFNEALVFKDVITFPNFKNPFKPRDVGISDDNTYFMTDSGNNQVVVSKEGGQLIRCFGQDELKDPQGIAIHPVDDNVYVCSYRSNTVEVYTQDGERLRTLGSPGRGQVVLKSPYSIAIDSQGTLFVSNALEFGHVYGCDTLGKMAMESEKLEYPGGIAIHSDGCILVCNKSSFLFLRRVA; via the coding sequence ATGCCTCCACACGTTCTGCGAGCGGTCTTTGTGGCTGGGTCGAAAAACGGTGACCTTAATTGCCCTGCCTGTAAAACGCCGTGTGAACTTCAAGATGGCGGAGTGAGCGAACTGAAAGACAACTTTTACATGAGCTCGCTGGTTGACCTGGTGGTTGAGAGGAGAAAGCTTGCATCCGGACAAGACAGAGTATGTGAACTCTGTGAAGATAAAGAAGTAAGTCATTTTTGCACAGAGTGTCGCCAATATTTGTGTGTGAACTGTGAGCGAACACACGGAAAAATCAAGGCTACTAGGTCACACAAAGTGCGATTGATATCAGATCTCAACGAGCCAGAGGTAGAAAGACAGTCGATTGCAGAGCACGATGTCAACTGTCCGACACACCCAGAGAGCAAAGTCCAGTTTTACTGCGATACGTGTCAAGTACCAGTTTGCATAGCCTGCACTGTTGTCGACCATCGTGTTCCTGAGCATGCGCACCGCTACCTTAGTGTTGCAGCCGATGAATATGCTGTACAGCTGAAGGACACCGTGacaaaactgaaattgaaagaggaTTGCATCGACACAAACATGACAGCCGTCAAGAAATGGCGGGATAAAATTCACTCGCTGTTTGACCAGGAGAAAGAGAAAGTGAACAGTAAGGCCGAGGAATTGGTCCAAAGTGTAAGGAATGAACAGCAAAGGTTGGTGAAGGAATTACATAACGGACGCGATGCAAGGATAAAGGAAACTGACATTTTAATTGAAGAATTTGAGTTCAACCACACCAGTGTCAATAGCGCTCGTAACTATGCAGAGACACTGTTGAACCATGCGAATCCCGTACAGCTTTTGTCAACGCGACCTGAAGTGACACGTCGTACCGACGAACTTTTAAAAATCATTGATAAGTGGGAGGAACCTGTCGATGGAGTGGAGTTTGACGAGGCAGCGTCTGATGCGAATCTCGGACGAATAAAAGCAGACGCCTGCGTCAAGAAGTGCTTGATCGAAAACTTTCCGAAGACAGTGTGGAAGGGTGACAAGACATGTCTGATTATACGTACTCGCGATGCTAGAGGAAATGACGTCATTCCGAGACAAATACTGAACGGCACGCTGAACAAACCAAACGGTGAAGTTGTTCatctgaaattttcaaacaattataATGGAACTCTGTCTACAATCTTCCGTGCTGATGTTGAGGGTAAGAATAGCATTACTGTGACCATTGACGGTCAAGCCGTACCCGGTTCACCGTTTGCATTTCCCACGCGTACAGGACTAGTAAGAACTATTGGTAACAGGGGAAATGGAAAAGGAGAGTTCAATCGTCCATCAGGCATAGCCAGAGACTCTCGTGGCAACATAGCAGTTGCTGACACTGACAACAATCGTGTACAAATATTTAACGAGGCGCTTGTCTTTAAAGATGTTATTACTTTTCCTAATTTTAAGAATCCATTCAAACCAAGAGATGTAGGGATATCAGATGACAATACCTACTTCATGACTGACTCTGGAAACAATCAAGTGGTTGTCAGTAAAGAAGGCGGTCAGCTTATCAGATGCTTTGGACAAGATGAACTAAAAGACCCCCAAGGGATTGCAATACACCCTGTAGACGATAATGTGTACGTGTGTAGTTACCGTAGCAATACAGTGGAGGTGTATACCCAAGATGGTGAACGCCTCAGAACACTTGGTAGTCCAGGCAGGGGTCAAGTGGTCTTGAAAAGCCCTTATTCCATTGCTATTGACAGCCAGGGCACGCTGTTTGTGTCAAACGCTTTAGAATTTGGTCATGTGTATGGATGTGATACACTGGGGAAAATGGCGATGGAATCTGAAAAGCTGGAATATCCCGGTGGTATAGCGATCCATAGTGATGGATGTATACTTGTCTGCAATAAGTCATCATTTCTTTTTCTTCGAAGAGTTGCTTAA